A region of Vigna radiata var. radiata cultivar VC1973A chromosome 10, Vradiata_ver6, whole genome shotgun sequence DNA encodes the following proteins:
- the LOC106775483 gene encoding protein DMP4-like → MLSYIYRYTALHRGCEKVEPAMDIKIESDDRRNEKDEERVPLLRNSEVPEAERNLIQKAISQTFQSTAHLANLLPTGTVLAFQLLSPIFSNVGNCDSVSKAMTAALISLCAASCFLLSLTDSFRDNKGNICYGFATLRGLWVIDGSTTLPPQLAAKYCLKFIDIMHAVMSVLVFAAIALFDQNVLNCFFPAPSTEIQEILTALPVGIGVFGSMFFVVFPTQRHGIGFPLSTN, encoded by the coding sequence ATGCTGAGCTATATATATAGATACACAGCATTACACAGAGGCTGTGAAAAGGTTGAACCAGCGATGGACATCAAGATAGAAAGTGATGATCGTAGGAATGAGAAGGATGAAGAAAGGGTACCACTGCTGAGAAATAGCGAGGTGCCAGAAGCGGAGAGGAACTTGATTCAGAAAGCCATTAGTCAGACATTTCAGAGCACTGCTCATTTGGCCAACCTTTTACCAACTGGTACAGTCCTTGCTTTCCAACTTCTCTCCCCGATCTTCTCAAACGTTGGCAACTGTGACTCTGTCAGCAAGGCCATGACTGCTGCACTTATATCTCTCTGTGCTGCTTCCTGCTTCCTGTTAAGTTTAACTGATAGCTTCAGAGACAACAAGGGAAACATCTGCTATGGGTTTGCCACTCTCAGGGGCTTGTGGGTCATTGACGGATCAACCACCCTTCCACCTCAACTTGCTGCAAAATATTGCCTAAAGTTCATAGATATCATGCATGCGGTTATGTCAGTTTTAGTGTTTGCAGCAATTGCGTTGTTCGATCAAAATGTGTTGAATTGCTTCTTTCCAGCACCCTCAACTGAGATACAGGAAATCCTCACGGCATTGCCCGTGGGAATTGGCGTTTTCGGCAGCATGTTCTTTGTTGTGTTTCCTACACAGAGACATGGAATTGGCTTTCCCCTTTCAACAAATTAA